A genomic stretch from Thermodesulfobacteriota bacterium includes:
- a CDS encoding outer membrane beta-barrel protein, giving the protein MRKRLAVVMAVIAVAGLSASAFAAEYDRYERDYRPPAQYRQEPPPPAYRAEAPRPPRHAQHGEPYFFAHFGIFDPNNDFNGLRGYDTGGAFDIGIGSRVSPVFAVEGTFGGFGAELGASEVTVVPITIGGRLIVPNPFVEPYFGAGVGLYMVSLQDAFFGIDDDSAEFGGYVSIGADFWLNPRIALNFEGKYHWVDATFDSFNTATGVFSERNIEVGGWTANFGVRVSF; this is encoded by the coding sequence ATGAGGAAGCGGTTGGCGGTCGTCATGGCGGTGATCGCGGTCGCAGGTCTTTCGGCATCGGCGTTCGCGGCGGAATACGACCGGTACGAGCGGGACTACCGGCCCCCTGCCCAGTATCGGCAGGAGCCGCCCCCGCCGGCGTACCGGGCGGAAGCGCCTCGCCCCCCGCGCCACGCGCAGCATGGTGAACCGTATTTCTTCGCGCATTTCGGCATTTTCGATCCCAACAACGACTTCAACGGGTTGAGGGGATACGACACGGGCGGCGCCTTCGACATCGGGATCGGCTCCCGGGTGTCTCCGGTGTTCGCCGTAGAGGGGACGTTCGGCGGATTCGGCGCGGAACTGGGAGCGAGCGAGGTCACCGTGGTCCCGATCACGATCGGCGGGCGTCTCATCGTCCCGAATCCCTTCGTGGAGCCGTACTTCGGGGCGGGCGTCGGGCTGTACATGGTGAGCCTCCAGGACGCGTTTTTCGGCATCGACGACGACAGCGCCGAATTCGGGGGATACGTCTCCATCGGCGCGGATTTCTGGCTCAACCCGCGGATCGCGCTGAACTTCGAGGGGAAGTACCATTGGGTCGACGCGACGTTCGATTCGTTCAACACCGCGACCGGCGTCTTTTCCGAAAGAAACATCGAGGTGGGCGGCTGGACGGCCAACTTCGGCGTCCGGGTCTCCTTCTGA
- a CDS encoding MTAP family purine nucleoside phosphorylase, giving the protein MGRRDVRFVQHRDRRLFRKKHRGGRLDGQLRRPGLLLKRSGAHEDAPRILLLGGSGAYALPPGALGERISSRRVRTPFGVSAPIHHHRKDGFRFLFLSRHGERGYETAAPWVNYRANIYAAKLLGVERIVAWTGPGAISRKYRPGDLVLPDGLLDFTRCRPSTFYEGKGIGFVRQHPVFCETLRGALRDAAGPRGTRGGAGRLRFGGTYACTEGPRLETAAEIRFLASAGAELVGMTLCPEAFLARELEICYAPVAYVTNYAEGVRRLPYRRGALFEGMLPPAEAGAVEAAKNAIPSIAVAAAAALEGAERDCPCAVSMERYRRKGVIGPDFREWVGGAGRKGRNG; this is encoded by the coding sequence TTGGGTCGACGCGACGTTCGATTCGTTCAACACCGCGACCGGCGTCTTTTCCGAAAGAAACATCGAGGTGGGCGGCTGGACGGCCAACTTCGGCGTCCGGGTCTCCTTCTGAAGCGATCCGGCGCGCATGAGGACGCGCCCCGGATCCTCCTCCTCGGAGGATCCGGGGCCTACGCCCTCCCGCCGGGGGCGCTTGGCGAGCGCATCTCCTCCCGGCGCGTCCGGACGCCGTTCGGCGTTTCCGCCCCGATCCACCACCATCGCAAGGACGGCTTCCGGTTCCTGTTCCTCTCGCGCCACGGGGAGCGCGGCTACGAGACCGCCGCCCCCTGGGTGAACTACCGGGCGAACATCTATGCGGCGAAGCTGCTGGGGGTGGAGCGGATCGTCGCCTGGACGGGGCCGGGAGCGATATCCCGGAAGTATCGCCCGGGAGACCTGGTCCTTCCCGACGGCCTCCTCGATTTCACGCGATGCCGGCCCTCGACATTCTACGAGGGGAAGGGGATCGGCTTCGTCCGGCAGCATCCCGTGTTCTGCGAGACGCTGCGCGGCGCCCTGCGCGACGCCGCCGGCCCCCGCGGGACGCGGGGCGGGGCGGGCCGCCTGCGCTTCGGCGGGACGTACGCGTGCACCGAGGGGCCGCGGCTCGAGACCGCCGCCGAGATCCGCTTCCTTGCATCGGCGGGCGCGGAGCTGGTCGGGATGACCCTTTGCCCCGAGGCGTTCCTTGCGCGGGAGCTGGAGATCTGCTACGCGCCGGTGGCATATGTCACGAACTACGCGGAGGGGGTCCGGAGACTGCCGTACCGCCGGGGCGCCCTGTTCGAGGGGATGCTCCCGCCCGCGGAGGCGGGGGCCGTGGAGGCCGCAAAGAACGCGATCCCGTCGATCGCGGTCGCCGCCGCGGCCGCCCTCGAGGGAGCGGAAAGGGATTGCCCCTGCGCGGTATCGATGGAAAGATACCGCCGGAAGGGCGTCATCGGCCCCGATTTCCGCGAGTGGGTCGGCGGCGCCGGCAGGAAGGGGAGGAACGGGTGA
- the groES gene encoding co-chaperone GroES — protein MKVKPLQDRILIKRVEEENKTRGGIIIPDSAKEKPQEGLVVAVGPGKVTDNGTRVECEVKVGDRILFGKYSGTEIKVEGVEHLIMREDDILAVITK, from the coding sequence ATGAAAGTGAAGCCGTTGCAGGACAGGATTCTGATCAAGCGGGTCGAGGAGGAGAACAAGACCCGGGGCGGGATCATCATCCCCGACAGCGCCAAGGAGAAGCCGCAGGAGGGGCTGGTGGTCGCGGTGGGCCCCGGCAAAGTGACGGATAACGGCACCCGGGTGGAGTGCGAGGTGAAGGTGGGCGACCGGATCCTGTTCGGGAAATATTCCGGCACGGAGATCAAGGTCGAGGGCGTGGAGCACCTGATCATGCGCGAGGACGATATCCTCGCCGTCATTACGAAGTAA